In one Bactrocera tryoni isolate S06 chromosome 5, CSIRO_BtryS06_freeze2, whole genome shotgun sequence genomic region, the following are encoded:
- the LOC120777429 gene encoding lysosomal aspartic protease-like, with protein MFKFLAFLTICVALASANLVRVPIYKNPNYRQTRQSVKTETAYLRGKYNVATPRSADEQLDNYLNMAYYGKITIGTPAQEFLVLFDSGSSNLWVPSSTCPSSNEACQSHNQYDSSASSTYVANGESFSIAYGTGSLTGFLSQDTVSVAGLTIQNQVFAEAMQEPGTSFVDANFDGILGMAFQSIAVDDVVPPFYNIWSQGLVSNDVFSFYLARDGTSSQGGQMILGGSDPSLYQGGLTYVSVSQPGYWQFSLNGATMNGQVLCSSGCQAIADTGTSLIVAPYNAYNVFMNIVDPDGDGSVDCSLVDSLPDMEFVIGYNTFLVPASQYILNDYGECSPAVSYMGTDFWILGDIFIGMYYTEFDMGNSRIGFAPVA; from the coding sequence ATGTTCAAGTTCCTTGCATTTCTGACCATTTGCGTCGCACTGGCCTCGGCCAATTTGGTGCGCGTACCCATCTACAAGAACCCCAACTACCGCCAAACCCGTCAGTCTGTGAAGACCGAGACCGCCTACTTGCGCGGCAAGTACAATGTGGCCACACCACGCAGCGCAGACGAGCAATTGGACAATTACCTGAATATGGCTTACTATGGCAAGATCACCATCGGTACACCGGCACAGGAGTTCTTGGTGCTCTTCGACTCTGGCTCATCCAACTTGTGGGTGCCATCATCCACCTGCCCCAGCAGCAACGAAGCTTGCCAATCTCACAATCAATACGATTCGAGCGCTTCCAGCACTTATGTTGCCAATGGTGAAAGCTTCTCCATCGCTTATGGTACTGGCAGTTTGACTGGTTTCTTGTCGCAGGATACCGTTAGTGTAGCTGGACTCACCATTCAAAACCAAGTGTTCGCTGAAGCTATGCAAGAACCCGGTACCAGTTTCGTTGACGCCAACTTCGATGGTATTTTGGGTATGGCCTTCCAATCGATTGCCGTTGACGACGTTGTGCCACCTTTCTACAACATCTGGTCTCAGGGTTTGGTGAGCAATGATGTGTTCTCCTTCTACTTGGCTCGTGATGGTACCTCCTCTCAGGGTGGTCAAATGATTTTGGGTGGTTCCGATCCCAGCCTCTATCAAGGTGGTCTCACCTATGTATCCGTCTCTCAGCCCGGTTATTGGCAATTTAGTTTGAATGGTGCTACCATGAACGGACAGGTCTTGTGCAGTTCCGGTTGCCAAGCCATTGCTGATACTGGCACCTCACTCATTGTTGCTCCATACAATGCCTACAACGTATTCATGAACATCGTTGATCCCGATGGTGATGGCTCCGTTGACTGCTCGTTGGTAGACAGCTTGCCAGATATGGAGTTCGTCATTGGCTATAATACCTTCCTTGTACCTGCATCACAATACATTCTTAACGACTATGGTGAGTGCTCACCTGCCGTCAGCTACATGGGTACTGACTTCTGGATCTTGGGTGATATCTTTATTGGCATGTACTACACCGAATTCGATATGGGCAATAGCCGTATCGGTTTCGCTCCAGTCGCTTAA